One Candidatus Cloacimonadota bacterium DNA window includes the following coding sequences:
- the lpxA gene encoding acyl-ACP--UDP-N-acetylglucosamine O-acyltransferase, whose protein sequence is MSSIHPTAIIHPGAEIGADCEIGPHCQIGPEAILGRGNILHSHVIVMGQARIGDENQIFPYAVIGTDPQDLKYSGDMTGLSIGHRNVIREFVTINRSNNPEELTRVGDDNLLMEYVHVAHNCQVGSGCVIANTVQLAGHLVIGDFASIGGLTAVHQFVHIGTHAFVGGASAVKKDIAPYTRGMGNPYKTAGLNSVGLLRKGYSSESLAAIKQIYRVFYRQGLNVSQALELVGSWPSLTPEQQIFVNFVRSSERGLSS, encoded by the coding sequence ATGAGCTCCATCCACCCCACGGCCATCATCCACCCCGGAGCCGAGATCGGCGCGGACTGCGAGATCGGGCCTCATTGCCAGATCGGGCCGGAAGCGATCTTGGGCCGTGGCAACATACTTCACTCCCACGTGATCGTGATGGGCCAGGCGCGGATCGGAGACGAAAATCAGATCTTTCCCTACGCCGTGATCGGCACCGACCCCCAGGACCTCAAATACAGCGGGGACATGACCGGCCTCAGCATCGGCCACCGCAATGTGATCCGCGAGTTCGTAACCATCAACCGCAGCAACAACCCTGAGGAACTTACCCGCGTGGGTGACGACAACCTGCTGATGGAATACGTGCACGTGGCCCACAACTGCCAGGTCGGCTCCGGCTGCGTGATCGCCAACACCGTGCAATTGGCGGGGCATCTGGTGATCGGCGATTTCGCCAGCATCGGCGGACTCACCGCCGTGCACCAGTTCGTCCACATCGGCACCCACGCCTTTGTGGGAGGCGCTTCCGCCGTAAAAAAGGACATCGCCCCCTACACCCGGGGCATGGGCAATCCTTATAAAACCGCCGGCCTGAACAGCGTGGGCCTGCTGCGCAAAGGTTATTCCAGCGAGAGCCTGGCTGCCATCAAGCAGATCTACCGCGTCTTCTACCGTCAGGGCCTGAACGTTTCCCAGGCTTTGGAACTCGTGGGATCCTGGCCCTCCCTAACTCCCGAGCAGCAAATCTTCGTCAATTTTGTCCGCTCCTCGGAACGCGGTCTCTCATCCTGA
- the lpxD gene encoding UDP-3-O-(3-hydroxymyristoyl)glucosamine N-acyltransferase — protein MRKFASALSGAEIQAICGGEYRGSDKLQAASVADPAEAAADSVVYCEQPRFFQTVRDSQAGLIICAPDQAPQLPGRNLLLHPRPGLAMLKLLSWWLESSAEKPPPGIHPTAVVCPGAEIGADAHIGAFCVLGPNCRIGTGAVIEAHCAIGPQTTVGQNTWLYPRVTLYPRSVIGADCIIHSGAVIGADGFGFVLEDGVQQKIPQVGNVVIGDRVEIGANTAVDRGTLGPTSIGEGTKIDNLVQIGHNCRIGKHCILCAQVGLAGSTVLGDHVYMAGKSGSAGHLSIGDRAMVGAQGGVTHDLPADGLYWGTPAIDANIYKRILALQRKLPEIYGHYRKQIKNDED, from the coding sequence ATGAGGAAATTCGCTTCCGCCCTTTCCGGAGCAGAGATCCAGGCAATCTGCGGAGGCGAATACAGGGGCTCTGACAAGCTGCAGGCCGCCAGCGTGGCCGATCCCGCTGAAGCGGCGGCGGATAGTGTTGTTTACTGTGAGCAGCCCCGCTTTTTTCAAACCGTGCGGGACTCCCAGGCCGGCCTGATCATCTGCGCGCCGGACCAGGCGCCGCAACTTCCAGGCCGGAATCTGCTGCTGCACCCCAGGCCGGGTTTGGCCATGCTGAAGCTGCTGAGCTGGTGGCTGGAAAGTTCCGCGGAAAAACCGCCCCCGGGCATTCATCCCACTGCGGTGGTCTGCCCCGGAGCTGAGATCGGGGCTGATGCCCATATCGGCGCGTTTTGCGTGCTCGGCCCAAACTGCCGGATCGGCACCGGAGCGGTTATCGAAGCGCACTGCGCGATCGGACCCCAAACCACCGTTGGCCAAAATACCTGGCTCTATCCCCGGGTTACGCTCTACCCCCGCAGCGTGATCGGGGCCGATTGCATCATTCACAGCGGAGCGGTGATCGGGGCGGACGGGTTTGGCTTCGTTCTGGAGGATGGAGTTCAGCAAAAGATTCCCCAGGTGGGCAACGTGGTGATCGGTGACAGGGTGGAGATAGGCGCCAATACCGCCGTGGACAGGGGAACCCTTGGCCCCACCAGCATCGGCGAGGGAACAAAGATCGACAACCTGGTGCAGATCGGCCACAATTGCCGGATCGGCAAACACTGCATTCTCTGCGCGCAGGTGGGCCTGGCCGGCAGCACGGTGCTGGGCGATCACGTTTACATGGCCGGCAAATCCGGCTCCGCCGGGCATCTGAGCATTGGCGACCGCGCCATGGTTGGCGCCCAGGGCGGCGTTACCCACGACCTTCCCGCCGACGGTCTGTATTGGGGCACGCCAGCCATCGATGCCAATATCTACAAACGCATTCTGGCCCTTCAAAGAAAATTGCCCGAGATCTACGGGCACTACCGAAAACAGATAAAAAATGATGAGGACTGA
- a CDS encoding OmpH family outer membrane protein — translation MKKTLILLISLGLVSLGFAAEIKLGYVNTDRLLLESNEAAEISRLFNLDKQNWTNQVKQLDDEIKQMERNFEIDKLTKTEAAKRDAQTRIDAKKAEAGRLLEEYFGEGGKAEQRYRELIDPLTLKIHNLIMKTAEDEKYTMIFDVSMGMVLYALPALDLTEQILLELNKDTLAPTDGGLLQNEVEPEDPFKTEEPKQEDFPEFKP, via the coding sequence ATGAAGAAAACCCTGATATTGCTGATCAGCCTTGGGCTGGTCTCGCTCGGTTTTGCGGCCGAGATCAAACTGGGCTATGTGAACACCGACCGCCTGCTGCTGGAAAGCAACGAAGCGGCGGAGATCTCGCGCCTCTTTAACCTGGACAAGCAGAACTGGACCAACCAGGTCAAGCAGCTTGACGATGAGATCAAGCAGATGGAACGCAACTTCGAGATCGACAAGCTCACCAAGACCGAAGCTGCCAAACGCGACGCCCAGACCAGGATAGACGCGAAAAAAGCCGAGGCCGGACGCCTGCTGGAAGAATACTTCGGCGAAGGCGGAAAGGCTGAACAGCGTTACCGCGAACTGATCGACCCCCTTACCCTGAAGATCCACAACCTGATCATGAAAACCGCCGAAGACGAGAAATACACCATGATCTTCGACGTGAGCATGGGCATGGTGCTCTACGCCCTGCCGGCGCTGGACCTCACGGAACAGATCCTGCTGGAGCTGAACAAAGACACTCTGGCACCCACTGACGGAGGCCTGCTGCAAAACGAGGTCGAGCCCGAGGATCCTTTCAAGACCGAAGAACCAAAACAAGAAGATTTCCCCGAATTCAAACCATGA
- a CDS encoding bifunctional UDP-3-O-[3-hydroxymyristoyl] N-acetylglucosamine deacetylase/3-hydroxyacyl-ACP dehydratase, with amino-acid sequence MAEFKHTIRSEVTYSGIGLHSGEISTIRFQPAGKDEGIVFIRTDLPAKPEIPADIDHVVDISRGTTIGLNGVTVGTIEHVLAAIKGLMIDNIRIEIDGPEVPVGDGSPLVFVTLLKEAGYEEQDSERVYFEFDEAISYSCPEENVDVVVVPSNELKVTFMIDYKHPHLNTQYTFLPNLRHFERDFAGARTFCFINEILQLKEQGLIKGGSLDNALVIAEPDMSAAELEHLREVFAYHVPITVSPAGILNSHPLRYQNEFVRHKVVDLIGDMALLGMPIRGHILAARSGHKTNVELVKKLRQIQLKQDLKKKYQKDHSKDLVFDVNAIMSIIPHRYPFLLVDRIIDLKPGEAITGIKNVTINEPFFQGHFPGHPIMPGVLIVEGMAQTGGIILLRQMDDPSQWVAYFASIDNVKFRRPVLPGDTLRYELKVISLKRSLSKMHGDAYVGDEKVAEGDFLALLQKKGS; translated from the coding sequence ATGGCAGAATTCAAGCACACGATCAGATCGGAAGTAACGTACTCCGGCATCGGCCTGCATTCCGGAGAGATCTCCACCATCCGCTTCCAGCCGGCCGGCAAGGATGAGGGCATCGTCTTCATCCGCACCGATCTGCCCGCCAAACCGGAGATCCCGGCGGACATCGACCACGTGGTGGATATTTCGCGGGGCACCACGATCGGCCTGAACGGCGTGACCGTTGGCACCATCGAGCATGTTCTGGCGGCCATCAAAGGCCTCATGATCGACAACATCCGCATCGAGATAGACGGCCCGGAAGTGCCGGTGGGTGACGGTTCCCCCCTGGTTTTCGTGACCTTGCTGAAAGAGGCCGGCTACGAAGAACAGGATTCGGAACGCGTCTATTTCGAATTTGACGAGGCGATCAGCTATTCCTGTCCGGAAGAGAATGTGGACGTGGTGGTGGTGCCTTCCAACGAGCTGAAGGTTACCTTCATGATCGACTACAAGCACCCGCATCTGAATACCCAATACACTTTTCTGCCAAACCTCAGGCACTTCGAGCGGGATTTTGCCGGGGCGCGCACCTTCTGCTTCATCAACGAGATCCTCCAGCTCAAGGAACAGGGCCTGATCAAAGGTGGATCGCTGGACAACGCGCTGGTGATCGCGGAGCCGGACATGAGCGCCGCTGAACTGGAGCATCTGCGCGAGGTTTTTGCCTATCACGTGCCCATCACGGTTTCGCCCGCGGGAATCCTGAACAGCCATCCGCTGCGGTATCAGAACGAGTTTGTGCGCCATAAAGTGGTGGACCTGATCGGCGACATGGCCCTGCTGGGCATGCCCATCCGCGGCCACATCCTGGCCGCCCGCAGCGGACATAAAACCAATGTGGAGCTGGTGAAAAAACTCCGCCAGATCCAGCTGAAACAAGATTTGAAAAAGAAATATCAAAAGGATCACAGCAAGGACTTGGTCTTCGACGTCAATGCCATCATGAGCATCATCCCCCACCGCTATCCCTTCCTTCTGGTGGACAGGATCATCGACCTCAAACCCGGCGAAGCCATCACCGGCATCAAAAACGTGACCATCAACGAACCCTTCTTCCAGGGCCATTTTCCCGGCCATCCCATCATGCCCGGGGTGCTGATCGTGGAGGGCATGGCCCAGACCGGCGGCATCATCCTGCTGCGCCAGATGGACGATCCCTCCCAGTGGGTGGCTTATTTCGCCTCCATCGACAATGTGAAGTTCCGCAGACCGGTGCTGCCCGGCGACACCCTGCGCTACGAGCTGAAAGTCATCTCCCTCAAACGCAGCCTCTCCAAGATGCACGGCGACGCCTACGTGGGCGACGAGAAAGTGGCCGAAGGGGATTTTTTGGCCCTGCTGCAGAAAAAAGGGTCATGA
- the gcvPB gene encoding aminomethyl-transferring glycine dehydrogenase subunit GcvPB: MSKTIFEHSVAGRRGVTLPRRELNTEVRELIAPEYLRESAPRLPQVSEMDVMRHYIKLSHRNHFIEKGLYPLGSCTMKYNPKVHEALVRHSCFNNIHPCQPQSTLQGSLEILYELQKDLAEISGMHQVTLQPVAGAQGEFTGIKVIAAYHQAKGNHHKTRIIIPDSAHGTNPATCSLVGYDVVELKSDARGRCDLEHLKSIVDDSIAGFMLTNPNTLGLFEDQIEEIAAIIHGVDGLIYMDGANLNALLGIVQPGKIGFDVMHFNLHKTFATPHGGGGPGSGPVGVVEKLAPYLPVPLIGKNDDGYFLDYSHTATSIGKVHTCYGNFAVLLRAYIYIKMLGAEGLKRVAENAVINANYLMALLKDHYHIQHTEPCMHEFVADSLWQKKEFGVSTLDIAKRLLDKGFHAPTVYFPLIVPEAMMIEPTETESKESLDAFAAAMLEIAQECRENPELLHDAPLTTPVRRVDDVRAVKFLDVAFSPGE; this comes from the coding sequence ATGAGTAAGACCATATTTGAACACAGCGTTGCCGGCCGCCGCGGGGTTACCCTGCCGCGGCGCGAACTGAACACGGAAGTGCGGGAGCTCATCGCCCCCGAATATCTGCGCGAATCGGCGCCCCGCCTGCCCCAGGTAAGCGAAATGGACGTAATGCGCCACTACATCAAGCTTTCGCACCGCAACCATTTCATCGAAAAAGGCCTCTATCCGCTGGGCAGCTGCACCATGAAATACAACCCCAAGGTCCACGAAGCCCTGGTACGCCATTCCTGCTTCAACAACATCCATCCCTGCCAACCCCAATCCACGCTGCAAGGCTCGCTGGAGATCCTGTACGAGCTTCAGAAAGATCTGGCCGAGATCTCCGGCATGCACCAGGTGACGCTGCAACCGGTGGCCGGGGCCCAGGGCGAATTCACCGGCATCAAGGTGATCGCAGCCTACCACCAGGCCAAGGGAAACCACCACAAGACCAGGATCATCATCCCGGATTCCGCGCACGGCACCAACCCAGCCACCTGTTCCCTGGTGGGTTACGACGTGGTGGAACTGAAATCCGACGCCCGCGGACGCTGCGACCTGGAGCATCTGAAAAGCATCGTGGACGACAGCATAGCCGGTTTCATGCTCACCAATCCCAACACCCTGGGCCTGTTCGAAGACCAGATCGAAGAGATCGCCGCCATCATCCACGGCGTGGACGGCCTCATCTACATGGACGGCGCGAACCTCAACGCGCTGCTGGGCATCGTGCAGCCGGGCAAGATCGGCTTCGACGTGATGCACTTCAATCTGCACAAGACTTTCGCCACGCCACACGGCGGCGGCGGACCGGGCAGCGGGCCCGTGGGCGTGGTGGAAAAACTGGCGCCTTACCTTCCCGTGCCGCTGATCGGTAAAAATGACGACGGCTATTTCCTGGACTACAGCCACACCGCAACCTCCATCGGCAAGGTGCACACCTGTTATGGCAATTTCGCCGTGCTGCTGCGCGCCTACATCTACATCAAAATGCTGGGCGCGGAAGGCCTGAAACGGGTGGCAGAAAACGCCGTGATCAACGCCAACTACCTGATGGCCCTGCTGAAAGACCACTATCACATCCAACACACGGAACCCTGCATGCACGAGTTCGTGGCGGATTCTCTCTGGCAGAAAAAGGAGTTTGGAGTGAGCACTCTGGACATTGCCAAAAGACTGCTGGACAAAGGTTTTCACGCCCCCACGGTGTATTTCCCGCTGATCGTGCCCGAGGCCATGATGATCGAGCCCACGGAGACCGAGAGCAAGGAATCCCTGGACGCCTTCGCTGCCGCGATGCTGGAAATAGCGCAGGAATGCCGCGAGAACCCGGAATTACTTCATGATGCCCCGCTCACCACGCCGGTGCGCAGGGTGGACGACGTGCGTGCCGTCAAGTTCCTCGACGTGGCCTTTTCCCCCGGGGAATGA